Below is a genomic region from Triticum dicoccoides isolate Atlit2015 ecotype Zavitan chromosome 5A, WEW_v2.0, whole genome shotgun sequence.
AAATTGGCAATCCTCTCAACTGTCTCGTGGACAAAAGGGTGCTTTAGGCAGACAAAACAAGGTGTAAGGGTGCTATATTCTTTTGCTAAAAAAGGGTGTTATATTCTTTCATAGGGAAAACTAAAGATAAATGGATAATTCACCGCTGGTATTAATGGGGAGTATCACATACCATTTGGCTCAAAACATGGTTGTGTGTGGCTCCTGCAGCTGGTACATTTGTTATGTATTTTCTTCCGCGTTCATGATGTGGTGATGATTTGTTGGTGCCTATTGTTTGCAGAGATTAGCCAGTATTTGGGAGATGAGGTTGCTTGTTGGACTGGAGCCAGAACAAGAAAGAGAAGGTGCTTAAGTAGGGAACTGAAACAGTTTTTCTTTCTAGAAGGCCTTGTTTGGTGGAGGAGGTTTGGGGAGGGTTGGAGGGGAATATCCCCGTAGGGCCCAAAATCCCCAGAAATCCTTGTCAGCCCATTTGACATGCAGGGATTGAGCAGGCCAACCCCCTCTGATCCCCATGAATCCCTCCCAATCCACGTGGTACAGAAAATCTCCAGAGCCACCCGTGGAACAGAGGAGCATTGGACGCTTGCTATGCTGCTGCTGTTGTAGGAGGTTTAACCAAATAGAGGGATTTATGAGGGGGGAGGGATTAGTGGGGAATTGAGGGGATTGGGTGGAGGAGAGGGATTAACCAAATCCCCTCAAATCCCCATCCACTTTGGGGCTGCAAAACCTCCCCTGTCAAACGAGGCCGAAAGGTAATTCTTGCCCATATAGAGGGACCAAGCCGAGCATGCCATCACAGCCTAGATTAGGTTCATTTTCTTTGAATATATGTGTTCTTAATCTTGGTTTCCACTAGCATGTGCTCTGTCTTTCAGGCTAGATTCAAATTTGTTGTCAGAGATACGAAACCTTTTATCAGCAAACATATATGTGCACAGGAGACGAGAATTGAATGGTAGGGAAAGCATCTTTCAGGAGATATGCTGGCTCCTGCATATAAATGATTATAGTTTCTCATTTATTTGTACTTTCAAATGGGTGAGGTGGACGGAGCGCAGTCTCTCCCCAATCAGGGATTTTTTGTGGGAggaaaacttccgatctattcatcaactgtcaaggtagtacaaagaacaccagaagtaaaAAACACATCTaggtccgtagaccacctaacgacgactacAGGCACTAGACTTAACTTAATATGTGTGACACAACCTAAAAAAAACTTAATATGTGTGACACCGTTGCAACACACGGAAGAGTGGTAATCATCCATGTAAAGACTTATCATATACTTATGCTCTTCCATGCTTTAGCAAGATACTAGCTAAATACCCATGCGTTTCTACGGGATGAAACGATATCTAAAGAGTGGTGGCGTGTGACTGATTGTCCTCGGACGCGGTGGCGTCGACTATGATGTGATTGACTGCACGCCTAATTAATTGCATGCAATTGTGGGCGAGgcagctctagcctaccccaacttgtttgggactaaaggctttgctgtTGTAATGGCTGCGTGTCGATTTGGCACTTAGTTTCCAAATTGAACGGACCTAATTAACTACATGGATAATTAATTTAATTGATATGTTGTATTAGCAGCAGATCTGCTGTTTTTGTTCGATTTGTTGTATATGGCAGCGGATCTACTATTTTTGCTTGATTTGTTGTATATGATAGCAGATCTGCTGAGACCACATGTGTGATCGTAACTGAACTAAGGAAACGAACTAAAGGTGTGGATAAAGAAAATCATTACTGACCAAAAACTCGGCGGTAGAAAACCAGAAACGGGAGGCGAAAAATAATAGATGGGAGGGGAAGCTTCACCAAAGGCAAAAATCATTACTGCCTTCAATAGTAGAGATGATTGTTGATGACAAGTGACAATAGTTGGCCATTAACAAGTTATTGTAGGGAGTATTATTTTGCAGATGCAAGACATTGGTTGCTTCTACCATCCTTCTCGCGTTTCATATGTCCCATACAGTCAAATAAGACCTTCTTTCTTACATTATGGATTTACTACCTTTACCGATAAGTCATACAGAAAATTAGGAAAAAGGGTAAGAACGATAGTGGCATACCATATGAATCATATTAGTTCTTACTAAGCCACGCATTTGTTATTCAGCTCAAAATTCTCCATCGGAGTCAAAGGTACATGTTTAAGAACAAATTCTTACTAAGCCTAGCACTAGCATTCAGCTCAAAATTCtcaatgcaagtcaaattcttactAAGCCTAGCACTTGTTATTCAACTCAGAATTCTCCATCAAAGTGTGCATGAAACATGCACAGAACCTTATCTTCGCGCTAGGAATGAGGCCCTTGCACAGTGACAGCCTGATGGGTTCAAAATGAAATTACTGATTAGTTGCATATGACATTTTCTCTTTcagtgtttggatccatgggttagagttagtttggactcaactaacccaaaaatatccaaacaggagggttagtttgggttagatacatctaactcatccaaaaaatctaacccacccaagaggtgtttatttgggttagttcttctcgggaccactaaaaaACACCTTTTTCTCTCGCTCtacccgcagcagatccctccccacttcctcgaagcttctcatcctctccctccctccctctcacaccgcctgtgaaggcgcctcgccgtatctgcgctccatctaaccctgccatccaaacacctctttggctagagttagttcagggttagaatctaactctaacctctaactgagttagagtatccaaacagggccagtaTATGTCAGTCCAAGTTCATCTAAATCTGTCTAACTTCAAGTTCAACATAGGCCTTATCCAGCATAGCCAAACGCGAAacggaagtccaaacatagtccaaCTCAACGACGTTCATGCTATTTGACTGGTCCAACAACGCTTGGTCAATCAGGCAGTTATAGTTTATGTAATATCCATGGATGTGGCTCACTGATTGATCACGGTTTGCGCACAGTTCTATATTAAAAAAAATGAATTTTAATGGGCAAAATGAACTCCACGTGACAGGGACAATAGGAACAACACACACTTAAGGCTTCCTTAGAGTTTTAAATTCATATTTAGAGTGACAGCACTCTTGTTCTGCTTGCTGAAACCTGAAACTGCAATGTGGCTAACTGGCAAGCCATTAGTACAAGAGAGTACATTTATGGCTGGGAAGGGTGACCCAGGATGAGTTGGGATATTCCTCATGAACTTAGATTCATGTTTATTTCAATTAGCATATAAGCAAATTCGTTGAGAAAGTTGCAGAAGTGAACAATTGAACGCTACGACTTTGGCAGGCTCGTGCATTAAAAAGCTGATCAGTTGTGGATCTGGATTGGAACCACCAGTAGTAGACTTGCACTATGATGAGTGGTAACTGGTAAATTGTCCAATTTCAGCGTGTAGtcattatgcattcccgcatatatTTGTCCATGCCTATTTTAACTAGCACGAATCAGCACTTTTTGTCAGTGCTAAGTAGTACTGGATAGCACATTTAGTCTTTGTATTAATAGCTTCCACATGACTTGGAAGATTGTAGCAGTAACAAAGGGCGTACCTACATGTGGAGAACTGTGCCATTTAACTAAATTCACATCACCACCCAGCTCCAGCAGACGCCGTCCAAAATTTTGAACGACTGAACATGGAGCAAGTTCATCATCCTCTGAACAGAATATGAGTATTGGGCCAACATGCTGCACATATAATGGATGAAGGTCACATATATATGCAAAATTTCTACCTGCAATCACGTTATAAGACATTGTAGTCTTTTTTTTTTGCAGGGAATAAGACATTGTAGTCAATGGAGTGACATACCACTGACGAGTATAGTGTCTCCCAATATTCTTTGCGCTGTGCTTCAAACTTGCCAATGAAAAGAGTGTCTAGACCCGAGGCAATGCCTCTAGTCATCCATGATAAGACACGTGGAGGTTCAGGCATCTTCAGGACACTTGGGTGAAGGAGAAAGCGGGTGCCTAAATCACTCACAAAATCTACAGGACTCGAGTCATATATTTGTCCACATACGCAGTCCCGTACAAGTTGATAGTCACCCTGTAACAAGAAAAAAGCATTAAGTTTTCAGAAACATGAGTAAATACAAACTAAAATAACGGCCATTGGTAGGCTGCAACTTGTTTTCTTGAATAAAAATTTCGTGACAACTGCGTGCAAACACAAGGGGCGAACAGCAAAAATGACCATCATACCAAACTCAGCTGCCCTTTGCACCTTCCCTCGATCAGCTGCCAGTGAACAAAGATAGCTTTAGCCTACAGATCCTAGACAAGGCATCAAGAGATAACTGTTCCCTTTAAAGGTTTACAGAGGTTTCGATCTTCTTACCTGAAGAACCTTGTATGTGCAACCTTTTGGTCCTCCCGAAAAGGATGCAAACACAACAGGTACTGGTCTAATATTCAGTTCCTGGATTTTGAAGATTAAATCATCAATGGTCGATGATTACAACAAGTAATCAGACGTGCCAAAACAATTAATAATCCACACTGCACACAGTAATtgacccaagccaggtggaggtagCAATAGGGTGGGATGCACAGTTGCGGTTACCTTCACGAGCTCCGTGAGCACCCGGTCAGCAAGCACAGCAGCCTTCTCCGGCATAAACCTGGGCAGACATGCAAATGGGATAAAGAAAAGGATTACATTGTATAAGCTATCAGATCACACTACAAACAGTTGGGAGTTGCAACCATCCAACAGAATCCACATATCCTCGCAGCTTTTCCTCGCACATCCAACCTACCTATCTTAAGTTCTGGATTTCCTGATCAATTTGGAAGTTGCCAAAAAGACGCATACCAAGTCTAGCATCAGCCGCGTGCCCCCAAATATCCCAATCTAGCAAGAACCGAATATACTCTAGTAAAGTTTGCATCAGCTATCCAATCAGATAAAACACCCCTGGAACCTAAAATTTTCGCTTCCTGAACATGGGAGTGGAGAGAGGCGCACGTACAGGGTGACGAAGTCGGAGTGGCAGACGAGGCACGCCCACCCAAGGGCCGCGTACAGGTCCACGTACGCGCGCACGTGCCGCTCCTGACTCGACAGCCACGCGAacatcaccaccacgccgccgccggcctccgcaCCCGCGGGGCCGTCGCTCGGCCGCCGGCCGCCCCAGTAGTGCCGCCCCCACATGCCTCCTGCCGGACGTCCCTGCCTCAAGTTTCTAGAAGCCtcagtgctcctcctcctcctcctctgcttgaCTTTTAGGCTAGAAGAAACCGTGAGGATGGGCGCCGAAGCGTGTGCCAATTATTGGGTGTATCTTGGGGACGTGTGGCGGTTAAAAAGGCCGTGCGGCGGCTGAGCTGGGAAGGGTTGAGCTGGGAATCGCATGTGACTACTATTTGTACTTGAAATCACTATAACAGGTACACCCTCCGTCCTATGAGGAGTGTACGTTTGAGTTTAAAATTTGTTTACAAAAAAGTATATTTCTATCTTCTCAATACACTTTAAAGTATTTTCTCTCATCACACGGTAATTAAGATCAATAGCATTCTATACATATACATAGTTttcttaatttctacatgcacttagctcattgaAGGTTGGGTAATTAAAGAGAAGAGAGATGGTAACTTGCATCTTTCCAATGCATTTTTTACTCAACATCATAATTTATTCTAAAATTTCTAAATGTATACTTTTCATCAGACGGAGGGAATAGGTACGGTGCTTCGGCTATCATTGCAAAGCCCATAAATTTTTATGAACTAGTGGATCCGTTGCACCAAATGACGCAGAGACCCGCTGAATTCATGTACACAATGAAAAGAAAATCCTCAGTTTAGTTACTTTAGTTGTGGGCAAGCACATACGGTAAAAAAATTGAACGCTTTTTAATAAAAAAAAGGAATGGTGGCTTATTGTCTACAAAGAGATTGTACACACACATTTAAATTTGACAGCACAAAGTCCCGTTGTATACCACTAAAAATGTGTAATTTTCAGTAATTTCTTGCTGAGCTAGCACCCACGTTAAGAATTTAGATCCCCATGTATAAAAGAAAATTTACATAGACCACGAGTCCCATTTGAAACCACATGCACGTTGTAAATGTTTTCTTTTTCAGTTTCTTTTTTATGTTTGAGCAAGCGCAGACCATGTCAAACCCGAAGTGTTATATTTGACTTCTTTAGTAGACGTAGATTTTAGCAACCACTTATGGTAATTCACACCCTTTAAGATGAATAATGAAGGATAATTTATCTTTGAAAATATATACTTGGGCATGCATCTTTTGTTATCTTATTCGAGTAACATGAGGCAAATGGCGCAGGGTCCAGATTCAAATCCAGAGGGTTTTGAAACAGTTTGCCCCCAAAAGTCCATTCTCATCCATAGTATTCTCTCTGATGATTTCTCTAGATGTTTCAGTACAGATCTTTTTGGCCACATATGTCAAGTATAAAGCTGAAGCTGTTAGCCATGGACTTCATGGTACATAATCACATATATTAGCAAACTTTAGAAGATTGAATGCAAATTGGTGACCAATTATTCAGTTACTTCAAATTGGTTTattcggtaaggccgcgcttggaatTGGTGTAAATATATACAAGTGTATTTTTCTTACGGGTGTATCTTACCGGTCAGGAGCGATTTGCAGGCGGAAACGAAAACGACGGACGGTGGCCTGTAACTTTTACAAGCGTATTCAAAGTAGAAACAACATTCCAAACAGGGCCTAATACTCTTTTCTGCAAAAAGGCCAAACTAAAAAAACTGTTGAAAGCTTGATTATCAGTTTTGATTCCACACCATGCCACGACGATCAGCATTCCTTGACTTACACACAACCTTGGTTGCACCCAAAGCAGCATACAGTCGGTATTATGGAGCAGATCAAAATAACCTGGGCCTGAAATCAATGGTCGATACTCGATAAACTACAACAACATTTATCTCCAGTCCCAGATTAGAAGCAAGGTTTTGTGCTCCAGGTGGACCAACTAAAAAAGGGCAAGACACTTTAACAGCATCTAAGTGAGAAAACAAGAAAATGAGGTAAAGCAAAGCCACAGTCAGCATTGTCCTGCGCTCATGTTAGTTATTATGCAAAGTTCTCTATCCAAGGACAAGAGTAGAAGCACCAACAGACACTGCTTGGCTGCATATTGACACATTACATAAAGGAACATTAAAAAACAAATCGACGGTAACATAAGAAATACagtaaaataaagtaaatatatctTATACATCAAATGGTCTGATTGTTTTGCAAAACATCGATCTTTCATTGTTCTACAAATGGTTGATTTACTATCTCATACATCAAGAGTTTATCTGGATCAAATCTGGAGTTAGAAACATGGTGTTATGACCGGCCAGGTCTATGGCCGCAGGAGGCCCAACAGGCAGGCTTAGGcccgcaagttatcttagttttaTTTTCAGATTATGGTTATATATACGAGCTGTAAGACTATTTTGAGAATTAAGCAATAAGACTatttctattgcccggctcccagaggagccggaaaccctaaaccctagccgcctccttctctcgccgccgccgcactgCGCCAGGACggcgcctcgccgccggccgccgcgctcaGGCCCTCGCCCTTCCCCCTCCTTTCCCTACTGTCTCCGGCCAAGACCGGGCAGAACCCTAGCCGCTAACACATGGCAATGAACCTCAGACAAAACAGATGCAACACCCTCAGTGGAAGTATAGCCATCCTGACACACAGAAGATTACTAATCATGTGCTTCTGTCTTGCTGGGATATGCATTCACATGTAAATCACAGCTCAAGGCCAGATTGACGTTCTGCACTTGAGGAAGAAACCATACCAATGAGGACTGACTACACCCTGATGGATCTTCAACCTCATGGATACCATTGCTATCACTGTCTTCACTGTTTAGTTGGGTAATCACCGATGAGGAAATTAAATCGGTATGGTGTTCAATAAGTGGAAGACACGAGACTTGAGCATGTAAACCTGATGACATATATGAATCAATTTTCTTCCTTGCACAACTGTTCCAGTGGTTTTTAATTGAATTGTCCATCCTGGCAggcttgtgataggcttggcgagccaacgtaaaaactcagccactcttacggAGATGAaatccaaaagattttcgttggggcgtaagagtatcaccaaagagctagctatgcacaggggtgcgtggaagcttgctatccatgtgccagagccatgagttggttgcgagatcttatgtgtttcacctctagcctaccccaacttgtttgggactaacaacaacaacagcaacagcaacaacaacaacaacaacaacaacaacaacaggtgTTGTGATAGCGTTGTCGTTGTCGTCGTTGTTGTCATAacccactgggctaagcccctatgCCGGTCATAACACTTCTCCCTGCCTGCACAaatagctcgtcctcgagctgtaaggtggggaagcgcttgctgAACTCCTCGAGATGATcaaccagcatcaaacaccttcgcGACAGCTGGGGCGGcaaggtcggcggcgacggcgtcctccggaatgtagtctgcaacctccaggtagaagagtcgtgGGCAGGCATGGCCAGgcgtgtagggctcgtcgcagttgaagcgCAACCCTTGGCGGTGACGCTCGAGTAGCTCGGCcgaggtgagccggcggaacgggcgcgCCGCAGTCGCAGCGAGGGGTGCCGCGGAAGCCTGTGCAGGCCGACCCTGAGCGGATCTGGCCAGGGTAGCGACCCAGTGGCCCGGGACGGTGACTCCTGTTGGACGACCACCGCGCGGCGCTTgaacgcgcgggcgtagtacatggccgtctggataTCCTGGGGTCTCcgaagctccacgtccacgcggatgtgatcCGGAAGTCCACAGACAAAGAGGTCGGCCCGCTGTTGCGCCGTCACGCCCGACGCGTGGCATGCCAGGGCCTGGAAACGGTCGGCAAAGGCCTGAaccgtggaggtgaagggaaggcggccTAGCTCCGCCAGGCGGCTCCCGCGGATCGGAGGCCCAAAACAAAGGAGGCAGAGCTCGCGGAAGCGCTCCCAAGGGGGCATgctgccctcgtcctgctcgagggcgtagtaccaggtctgTGCCGCGCCGCGGAGGTGGTAAGAGGCGAGCCAGGTGCGCTCCGAGGCGAGGGTACGCTACCCGCGAAAGAACTggtcgcactggttgagccagttgagggggtcctccgtgccgTCATAGGTGGCGAAGTCGATCTTGGCGAACCGCGGCGGTGTCTGGGTCGGAGAGCCGTGTCGAGCTGGCTCGGAGGTGCGGAGTAGCGAGGCGGGTGGCGCCTGGTCGGAGTACTCCGGGTAAGGACCCGCGGAGTTGGATGGCTCGCCGAACTGCGGAAACGGGGTCGGCTGCTCCGGAGCCGTGGTGTAGACCGGCGATGGCGAAGACCCAGCCGCCCAAGCTGGTAGTGGCGACGGGGAGGCCGGAAACTGGACCTGATGTATCGAAAGGCCGACCGGCGAGGACACCCCTGAGCTGGGCAGAGGTGGCGCCGGTGGTTGCAGCGTCGGCTGTGGAGGGTGGGCGGGCGCGTCGGTTTCCGCGGGGGAAGGCGGCTGCAGATGCCAGAGGGGAGCCGCagctggcggcggcggcagatgCCACAGAGGAGCCGCGGCCGGAGTGGTCTCGCCGGGGTGCCCCGCCTGGAACGGCAGCAGCGGCAGCCCGGTGTAGGCCGGCGCGCCCTAGGCCTGCCATGGCAGCGCGGGGGAGCCCGCCGGGAACGGCAGCAGCGGCTGCCCGctgtaggcaggcgcgccctgggacGGCCATGGCAGCGTGGGGGAGCCTGCCTGGAACGGCAGTAGCGGCTGCCCGctgtaggcaggcgcgccctgggacGGCCATGGCAGTGTGGGGTGGCCGTAGGCGGCGATCGGCGCAGCCGGCGGAGGTGCGTACGGCCCGGCCATGTACAGTTGGTACTGGTTCAGAAGGAGTCCCTGGACGGCCGTCACGAGATCCCGCAAGGTAGTGGTGACCTGTTCCGGTGTGAAGACGGCGGCCGTTGGCGGCGCGGAAGTGATGGGGGTTGGGGGCGGTGAGGAGGCCGCGGTGGTGACTGGGCCCGACAGCGTGGAGGCCCCGGCGGTGGTCATCGGCGCGGAGGTGGAGACGGGCAGCGGCGGCAATAGTGTTGACGAAGACATGATCGGACCCAAGTCtctggataccaaattggtaggagctTGTACCCTACCAGGCCTGGGGCgtaggttgtaggggaaggagggggaaGGGCGAGGGCTGGTGCGCGGCGGCCGCCGGCGTGGCGCCGTCCTTGCGACGGGAGCAGCGGCGGCGAAagcaggaggcggctagggtttaggtctcccggctccctaagggaagTCGAGCAAATATTGATAGCTTCTTGCttcattagattgatacatctcctctcctcatatagagaggtttacttgactcctaagcaaacgatcctaatacgataagataattgggctaagcccctaattaaGATACTTGGGCCATAacccactgggctaagcccctatgCCGGTCATAACACCATCTATGCTCGTGCAGCCAATCAGATATCTCTCTAAAACAGATCGGTGAAGATAATTTGCTCATAGAATCATATTTATGCAACAAATGAAACATCTATATTAAACAGCCACTGGAAAACATTTATAAAGAAGAGACCAGAGAAAGTAATTTCCTCACAGAATCATGTATGCATGTCTGTGCAACTAATTGAACATCTCTATAAGAAGTTACAGAAAAAATGTTCCCAAAAGATCCTCAACACATGAGAGAAGAATTGCTGCAAGAAAAAGGCCATCAGGCTTCAACAACAATCTACACTGCCCCCAAAGGACAGCCAATTACCATAGCTCAGATCTTTTAGCACTTGATAACTTAATGCTTTCAGTGTTTAAAATAAAAATACTTGCCTGTACCATTGCTCCAGGTAGATCATTTGTTCAATGAAGCCCAAGACAGCTCATTATTAAATCCTGGGAGCTTCAGCAACCAAGAGCCACATCAATAGATGAGTAGACAATGCAAGATCACAATTTATCTTGTTTCTTATACTTTTAAATTTGACACTTAGACACTCAAGCCAAAAATCTATTGACCCACTCAAGCATAAGAAAGTATACTACAAATTGACAGTTTATCTCTTGGTGTATATGAAGTGGGGGGCCAAATCACTAACCTGAGCAGGCATTGCAGGTTATTGGGAAACTGAAAATGTATTTATCAATGGTACTGACATAGATGCTATTTGTGAGTCCAAATAGTAAAGGTATTGCAGATTTGATCATGAATTGAAGCTTACTGCAATTTTTTAACAAAAAAAATAAGTATACGGTGTAGAAACTGAATTAGATATCATGGAACGGTACTCATCTATTTCTCTATCAGTCTCTTTTTTTGCTTGCCTAAGCCTTGCCGTTTTCGCTGCCAAAGACGTCAGATTTTAGTTGACAGACAAAAGTAGATACTTCAATTTCAGCTTCGTAGTGAACAATAATATTCATAGAAGTTCAAATATTTCTATGGTAAGTGCTTTCATAAATGCAACAGATTTTGCCAACTTAACAATGCAATGCAAACATTCCACTTTCTTTTAAGATACTCCCACCCAACGACATAATCAGATGACACGTCCTATCAAATAACAAAGGCAATATTACCAGGTAAAGGGTTACAGAATGCCAGCAATTGTGCGCCTGCGCTGTAAACCAGATGATGATTTCATAACAACTCACAATGGGACATGATGTATCATGAATTCACAGTATGATAAACTTGGTACGGCAGGACAGACACATCAAATAAATTAGAAAATGCCATCACATTGTGACAAATCCTACAAAAGTTGGCAGGTGTATTCAAGTATAAAATATTAATTTAAGCCAACAGAGCAGATCCACACAAACGGTCAATTCATAATGTACTCACCGCACAACATTATGCTCGCTTCATAATGAGTCAAGCCCAAAATCAGAGAACTTTACCAGCCCTGGTAGTATTTACAATTTGCTGAGCCTCTTGCTCTGCAGCAAGCAATTGCCGGATTCCACTTGGGCGCCTGCTTGATGACATGTTTGGGCTGCGGAATGAAGAAAATTAATCAACAAAAGAATGGCATGCAGTATTGTTACATGGTTAGGAGGTCTAAAACATATAATGTCACATAACATCCTAAAACTCCTATAAAAGAAGAGAAGCCTATATCACTATCCATGATGCCAGATATGTAACTACCTGCAGTTTTACAGACAAAGATAGCTGGAAGAAAAATCCCACATATCTGCTGCTACTCAGAATACCAAATATTAATATTACAACCACACGGACATGTTGGCATTGTAATGCAATTCAGGGAAGTATATGAATCGGACATAAAACCTTTATATGTTGCTGGACCATGGCAtatataaacaaacaacacattgaACAAAACAAGAACATATTTTTCTTACCTAAGTTGCCATGGTGCTGCATTAGTTAAGCCTCTCGATCTGGCCGTCAGAGTCTTCGCTCCCACCTCCTACACTGCAAGCCACCACCATATCATACCTCCCCAAATCGATGGAGAGGGAGGGAGGATCCCCACAGATTAGGGCGGAACCAGGACAACCAACAGAGGAGGCAACCTCCGGTAGGCCGGCACGCGCAAGGAGGATGAGCCAGGGATGGAGGCCGCCGTTCGTCCTTCTGCAGCCTTGCGCAATAAAGAGGGTTGGGGTGACTGCGGTGCTAGGTGACCAAGCCGCCCATGGTCTTGACTGCCGCTCCCGCTGCCTGCCCAGCCTGCTACACCATGCGTTGTGCTCACCGGcgctcgccgtcgtccaaccggcGAGCATCCCAACCGCCGACCTCCCCTGCTGCTTCCGCCCGCAGGCGCCGGGCCCTTCATGGCTTCTGCGGTTCTGCCCCACCTCGACACCGGCGCTCGCCGTCGTCCAGCCGGCGAGGAGAAAATTGGATATTTGCCACTTTCAATATCTGGCTTCGCAAAAATGGCACT
It encodes:
- the LOC119301089 gene encoding uncharacterized protein LOC119301089 isoform X1, whose protein sequence is MWGRHYWGGRRPSDGPAGAEAGGGVVVMFAWLSSQERHVRAYVDLYAALGWACLVCHSDFVTLFMPEKAAVLADRVLTELVKELNIRPVPVVFASFSGGPKGCTYKVLQLIEGRCKGQLSLGDYQLVRDCVCGQIYDSSPVDFVSDLGTRFLLHPSVLKMPEPPRVLSWMTRGIASGLDTLFIGKFEAQRKEYWETLYSSVHVGPILIFCSEDDELAPCSVVQNFGRRLLELGGDVNLVKWHSSPHVGHYKHHTEEYRAAVTELLMKASALYTSRKRLNDYSVGTSEDSDTPYSSRNLHKTAVSSSDRLGRVSADPANHFFLPSSMEYHESSSEVLKPELFNMPSVESAKNPDGLLGKMLYDVCVPKNVEGWDFKLASIDGQRMHFTARQHGTSNPTKCIRHSRL
- the LOC119301089 gene encoding uncharacterized protein LOC119301089 isoform X3 — encoded protein: MWGRHYWGGRRPSDGPAGAEAGGGVVVMFAWLSSQERHVRAYVDLYAALGWACLVCHSDFVTLFMPEKAAVLADRVLTELVKELNIRPVPVVFASFSGGPKGCTYKVLQLIEGRCKGQLSLGDYQLVRDCVCGQIYDSSPVDFVSDLGTRFLLHPSVLKMPEPPRVLSWMTRGIASGLDTLFIGKFEAQRKEYWETLYSSVHVGPILIFCSEDDELAPCSVVQNFGRRLLELGGDVNLVKWHSSPHDITSITLRNTELQ
- the LOC119301089 gene encoding uncharacterized protein LOC119301089 isoform X2; protein product: MPEKAAVLADRVLTELVKELNIRPVPVVFASFSGGPKGCTYKVLQLIEGRCKGQLSLGDYQLVRDCVCGQIYDSSPVDFVSDLGTRFLLHPSVLKMPEPPRVLSWMTRGIASGLDTLFIGKFEAQRKEYWETLYSSVHVGPILIFCSEDDELAPCSVVQNFGRRLLELGGDVNLVKWHSSPHVGHYKHHTEEYRAAVTELLMKASALYTSRKRLNDYSVGTSEDSDTPYSSRNLHKTAVSSSDRLGRVSADPANHFFLPSSMEYHESSSEVLKPELFNMPSVESAKNPDGLLGKMLYDVCVPKNVEGWDFKLASIDGQRMHFTARQHGTSNPTKCIRHSRL